Proteins from one Gemmatimonadota bacterium genomic window:
- the rplQ gene encoding 50S ribosomal protein L17 translates to MRHGKRGRKLNRTASHKKAMLNNMATSLFANGKVRTTLPKAKELRGVAERLISFAKRGDLHARRQVLRRIQNKVVLTKLFEEIGPSFAERGGGYTRILKLGSRRGDSSELCLIELVADDAIIESDVEETESDASAEEEEVAEENKKDA, encoded by the coding sequence ATGAGGCACGGGAAAAGGGGCAGAAAGCTGAATCGCACGGCGAGCCACAAAAAAGCCATGCTCAACAATATGGCCACATCTCTGTTTGCCAACGGCAAGGTGCGCACCACACTGCCAAAGGCGAAAGAATTGCGCGGCGTGGCTGAACGATTGATCTCTTTTGCCAAGCGTGGCGACTTGCATGCGCGGCGTCAAGTTTTGCGGCGTATTCAGAATAAGGTGGTGCTCACAAAGTTATTTGAAGAAATTGGTCCCTCATTTGCCGAGCGAGGTGGCGGATATACGCGTATTCTCAAGCTCGGCTCCAGGCGAGGTGATAGCAGCGAATTGTGTTTGATTGAACTGGTGGCCGATGACGCGATAATCGAATCCGATGTTGAGGAAACCGAGTCTGACGCTTCTGCTGAAGAAGAGGAAGTTGCAGAAGAAAACAAAAAAGATGCTTGA
- the greA gene encoding transcription elongation factor GreA has protein sequence MNRVYLTKNGYEKIRTELIRLQTKERPTVIAAIKKAREFGDLSENAEYHAAKERQAFLEKKIAELQTKLTNSEIIDESQIPKDKAYLGATVKLQDKKNGREMQYTLVTVDEADFDQKKISTASPIGKALLGKRVGEVVDVQVPVGILTYEILDISRD, from the coding sequence ATGAATCGCGTTTATTTGACCAAAAATGGGTATGAGAAAATTCGAACTGAGTTGATCCGTCTGCAAACCAAAGAGCGACCAACTGTCATTGCGGCGATAAAAAAAGCGCGTGAGTTTGGCGACCTGAGCGAAAACGCCGAATACCATGCAGCCAAAGAGCGGCAGGCATTTCTCGAAAAGAAAATTGCCGAATTGCAGACAAAACTCACGAACTCAGAAATTATCGACGAAAGCCAAATCCCCAAAGACAAAGCCTATCTGGGCGCGACGGTCAAATTACAGGACAAAAAAAATGGCAGAGAAATGCAGTACACACTGGTCACCGTAGATGAAGCCGATTTTGACCAGAAAAAAATATCGACAGCATCTCCCATTGGCAAAGCTCTGTTGGGCAAACGCGTCGGCGAAGTTGTCGATGTGCAAGTGCCTGTCGGCATACTCACTTATGAGATACTCGATATCTCAAGAGACTGA
- the galT gene encoding galactose-1-phosphate uridylyltransferase, translating into MMDAVLVTGGAGYVGSHAVRRLLEDHRRVVVLDDLSTGHREVVTLFERVYGPEQFCFEHVNLLDRSALASVFERYDFCGIIDFAARTLVKESQEEPYRYFENNVIAFQNLLDVGKGVPLVKSSTAATYGEPRAEHIPLKENYQRNWIADGGFEKSQLMPAAVDFETLLGWYKKHIAFKLSEEDIALLKIPTNVYGITKMMDERMLLYAEREAGGRYVVLRYFNAAGADSSRLIGEDHDPETHLIPIVLQVALGRREKMVVFGDDYATSDGTAVRDYISVVELADAHIKSLDILLAGGQSATYNLGRGQGVSVREILEAAREVTGHEIPEAIGPRRSGDPATLIADASRIQRDMGWAARETLHETLASAYHWHRLHPNGYRIVQEERFNPFWNRWVNIAAHRADRPWRGETQSMEGSDDMVYDPECYLCPGNTRTSGDVNPDYKGVWTFENDFPTLVLDAYQTQTQLGPYLSRTSQGVCEVVVYAPNHAQRLSTLPLDALVQVIDAWAEIYDRLGKVPEIAYPLIFENRGTVMGNSQPHPHGQVYAYCEIPDLMVKPQLAMFESHREKTGRCFVCDANRVEVGDGRRILIDRPQMLAYVPFAAQFPYDVIIVPKAHAASLLDLKGEERRDLAAGLRDVLGGLDGLFAAPYHYTLALMQAPTDGVERGYHMQIHITSLLRGPGLRKHVVGADIFGNLINPSDPDMTAEEIRWAMRKVMRVDRQE; encoded by the coding sequence ATGATGGACGCTGTTTTGGTGACGGGGGGGGCAGGATATGTTGGTAGTCACGCGGTTCGGCGTCTGTTGGAAGACCATCGCCGGGTTGTGGTGCTGGATGATCTGTCAACGGGACACCGGGAAGTTGTCACCTTGTTTGAACGGGTGTATGGGCCAGAGCAATTTTGTTTCGAGCATGTCAATTTGCTCGATCGCAGTGCTCTGGCCTCTGTTTTTGAGAGATACGATTTTTGCGGCATTATCGATTTTGCCGCCAGGACGCTGGTAAAAGAATCCCAGGAGGAACCGTACAGGTATTTTGAGAATAATGTGATTGCTTTTCAGAATTTGTTGGATGTGGGCAAGGGAGTTCCCTTAGTGAAATCATCTACGGCGGCGACGTATGGCGAACCCCGCGCAGAACACATTCCACTGAAGGAAAATTATCAGCGGAACTGGATCGCGGATGGCGGCTTTGAGAAAAGCCAGTTGATGCCCGCTGCGGTGGATTTTGAGACACTTTTGGGGTGGTATAAAAAACATATCGCTTTCAAACTCTCCGAAGAAGATATTGCTCTGCTAAAAATTCCCACGAATGTCTATGGCATTACGAAAATGATGGATGAACGCATGCTGCTCTATGCCGAGCGAGAGGCTGGTGGAAGATATGTTGTTCTCCGCTATTTTAATGCCGCAGGAGCCGATTCCTCGCGGTTGATCGGCGAAGATCACGATCCCGAGACGCATTTGATCCCCATTGTTTTGCAAGTGGCTTTGGGGCGGCGCGAGAAGATGGTCGTATTTGGTGATGATTATGCAACTTCTGATGGCACGGCTGTGCGAGATTATATTTCTGTGGTGGAATTGGCAGATGCACATATTAAGAGCCTGGATATATTGTTGGCGGGGGGACAGTCTGCGACGTACAATCTCGGCAGGGGGCAGGGCGTGAGCGTGCGGGAGATTTTAGAAGCCGCGCGCGAAGTAACCGGTCATGAGATTCCCGAAGCGATTGGACCGCGGCGAAGCGGCGATCCCGCTACGTTGATTGCCGATGCGAGTCGCATTCAGCGCGATATGGGATGGGCTGCGAGAGAAACACTACACGAGACGCTGGCATCCGCCTATCACTGGCATCGGCTTCATCCCAATGGGTATCGGATTGTGCAGGAGGAAAGATTCAATCCTTTTTGGAATCGGTGGGTCAATATTGCCGCTCACCGCGCAGACAGGCCCTGGCGCGGAGAAACGCAGTCTATGGAGGGCTCAGATGATATGGTTTATGATCCCGAATGCTATCTCTGCCCCGGAAATACGCGAACGTCGGGTGATGTGAATCCAGATTATAAGGGTGTGTGGACATTTGAGAACGATTTTCCCACGCTGGTATTGGACGCCTATCAAACGCAGACGCAATTGGGGCCCTATCTCTCGCGCACATCTCAGGGCGTGTGCGAGGTTGTGGTCTATGCGCCCAATCACGCCCAGCGCTTGTCAACGCTACCCTTAGATGCGCTCGTTCAGGTGATTGACGCATGGGCAGAGATTTACGACCGGTTGGGGAAAGTGCCTGAGATTGCGTATCCGCTGATTTTTGAGAACCGAGGCACAGTGATGGGCAATTCTCAACCGCATCCGCACGGACAGGTTTATGCGTATTGCGAGATTCCCGATCTGATGGTGAAACCACAGTTGGCTATGTTTGAATCCCATCGCGAGAAAACGGGGCGTTGTTTTGTGTGCGATGCCAATCGCGTCGAAGTTGGGGATGGGCGACGGATTCTCATTGATCGCCCCCAGATGTTGGCTTATGTTCCGTTTGCAGCACAATTTCCCTACGATGTGATCATTGTGCCAAAGGCACATGCTGCGAGTCTGCTGGATTTGAAAGGGGAAGAACGGCGCGACCTGGCTGCGGGATTGCGCGATGTTCTCGGCGGGTTAGACGGTTTATTTGCCGCGCCGTATCACTACACTCTGGCATTGATGCAGGCTCCGACAGATGGCGTGGAGCGCGGTTATCACATGCAAATTCACATTACGTCGCTTTTGCGGGGACCCGGTTTGCGGAAACATGTGGTGGGTGCAGATATTTTTGGTAATCTCATCAATCCCTCAGATCCGGATATGACAGCGGAGGAGATCCGGTGGGCGATGCGAAAAGTTATGCGGGTTGATCGGCAGGAGTAG
- a CDS encoding galactokinase: MVHPIITQARDVFVSVFEGKADVVVQAPGRVNLIGEHTDYNEGFVFPAAIDRWVVVAARSRIDSRVRIYSVMHEEVTEFRADDVLEAQGYWADYPKGVVREFQKLGHPLCGFDAAIVGNVPMGAGLSSSAAVEMAVGKGIVVLNSIEISGPDLALLGQRAENHFVGVNCGIMDQFISANGRAGHALFLDCRDLSFELVPLFGDDVQIVICNSGVTRGLTDSAYNDRRSACESGVSLLAPAMGTDIRALRDVPIETLDVYGGVLPEIVLKRCRHVITENERTQRAVALLKKGDLSGFGQLMVASHESLRDDYEVSGKELDLLVEIALNIPGVLGARMTGAGFGGCTVNIVERDAVPALSDAINERYPGKTGLTPELYICSAVNGAERVE, encoded by the coding sequence ATGGTGCATCCTATTATCACACAGGCGCGAGACGTTTTTGTATCGGTTTTTGAGGGAAAAGCGGATGTCGTTGTGCAGGCACCGGGGCGCGTCAATTTGATTGGGGAACACACGGATTACAATGAGGGCTTTGTGTTTCCCGCAGCGATTGACCGTTGGGTGGTTGTTGCTGCACGGTCGAGAATTGATTCGCGGGTGCGGATTTACTCGGTGATGCACGAAGAGGTGACGGAGTTCCGGGCCGATGATGTGTTGGAGGCACAGGGCTATTGGGCAGATTATCCAAAGGGAGTGGTGCGCGAGTTTCAAAAACTCGGGCATCCTCTGTGTGGTTTTGATGCGGCGATTGTGGGCAATGTGCCTATGGGAGCGGGATTGAGCAGTTCGGCTGCTGTGGAGATGGCGGTGGGGAAGGGAATTGTTGTGTTAAACAGCATTGAAATAAGCGGACCTGATCTGGCGCTTTTGGGACAGCGCGCTGAGAATCATTTTGTGGGTGTCAATTGTGGGATCATGGATCAGTTTATCTCGGCAAATGGCCGGGCAGGTCACGCGCTGTTTCTCGATTGTCGCGATCTCTCGTTTGAGCTTGTCCCTCTTTTTGGCGATGATGTGCAGATTGTGATTTGCAACTCGGGCGTGACGCGCGGGCTGACGGATTCGGCGTATAATGATCGGCGGTCTGCCTGTGAAAGCGGGGTCTCGCTTCTCGCACCGGCGATGGGGACGGATATAAGGGCGCTACGCGATGTGCCGATAGAGACGCTGGATGTTTATGGTGGTGTGCTGCCAGAGATAGTTCTGAAACGGTGCCGCCATGTGATAACAGAAAATGAACGCACGCAGCGGGCGGTCGCATTGCTCAAGAAAGGGGATTTGTCGGGATTTGGACAGTTGATGGTCGCATCCCACGAGAGTTTGCGAGATGATTACGAGGTGAGTGGCAAAGAACTCGATTTGCTGGTGGAAATCGCTCTAAATATTCCGGGGGTGCTCGGTGCGCGGATGACTGGCGCGGGTTTTGGAGGGTGTACTGTGAATATCGTTGAACGAGACGCTGTGCCAGCCCTGTCAGATGCGATAAATGAGCGGTATCCAGGGAAAACTGGTTTGACGCCTGAGCTTTACATTTGTTCAGCGGTCAATGGCGCAGAGAGGGTGGAGTGA
- a CDS encoding redoxin domain-containing protein has protein sequence MSDQNLPKIGKFEGWQVAGPQATFEVAAKGYAQTALTVENAVEGQIDIALKKGITLRGRVVDESGQPVARARVAFGRPPMPRAKYTAPPPLPFHRNTYTDTSGLFTLENIDVDKGHIWVTHPDIGIMNQQIVSTDTIKLKIDDEGQAVMDIDIPVKRFRVYSVSGVVSLKEDSVEGLEIRAFPVERSNDITYPKTDHTDANGVYRLDDLAPGEYRILVSLLKEREIDGRAKTIYYPVQSQTLIVENRDITRNFDIQSDVYSVSGVVSLNDGSIEGLKIMAFSAKRSSGRIFPKTDYTDANGAYRLDYLEPGEYGILMSGPKPEEVEIDGHMITIHHSGQSRTVVIEDHDVTLNFEPLGDARITGFATYNGQPVSDVYVSTHILADDPENIASLGGTETDKEGRFGLRGLPSARIAIGFHKMDRPGAGGKRWSKVDTIDLTNKKELSYMAELEMEERKTLSLGDMAPEFEAKRLDGSTFRLADYRGKKAVLIDFWATWCGPCIDEIPTIKRIAETYRDQGLEVVGVSLDREEKALRDFVEKEKLSYVQVFDKEKARAISKSYGVWGIPSAFLVNQNGVINAPDLRGDRVETAVKALLTNGPIPAKN, from the coding sequence GTGTCGGATCAAAATTTGCCGAAGATTGGGAAATTTGAAGGCTGGCAGGTCGCGGGGCCACAGGCTACTTTTGAAGTCGCTGCAAAAGGATATGCACAAACCGCGCTAACAGTTGAAAACGCAGTCGAAGGCCAGATAGATATAGCTTTGAAAAAGGGGATAACCCTGCGCGGTCGCGTTGTCGATGAATCCGGCCAACCCGTTGCAAGGGCACGCGTTGCCTTTGGCCGCCCCCCGATGCCTCGTGCTAAATATACAGCACCACCTCCCCTCCCCTTTCACCGCAATACCTATACCGATACATCGGGTTTATTTACTTTAGAAAATATAGATGTAGATAAAGGTCATATCTGGGTAACCCATCCAGATATCGGAATTATGAATCAGCAAATTGTATCTACCGATACAATAAAGCTCAAAATTGACGACGAAGGTCAAGCAGTGATGGATATAGATATCCCGGTGAAGCGTTTCCGTGTGTATTCTGTTTCAGGCGTGGTATCCCTCAAAGAAGACTCTGTAGAAGGGCTGGAAATCAGGGCTTTTCCAGTTGAAAGATCAAATGATATTACTTATCCAAAAACAGACCATACAGATGCCAATGGTGTATATCGCTTAGACGACCTGGCGCCGGGGGAATATCGCATTTTAGTGAGTTTACTCAAAGAAAGGGAAATAGACGGACGCGCGAAGACAATATATTATCCTGTTCAATCTCAGACGCTGATAGTCGAAAACCGCGATATAACGCGGAACTTTGACATCCAGAGCGATGTGTACTCTGTTTCAGGTGTGGTATCCCTGAATGACGGTTCTATAGAAGGGTTAAAAATCATGGCCTTTTCAGCTAAAAGATCAAGCGGTCGTATTTTTCCGAAAACAGACTATACAGATGCTAATGGGGCATATCGTTTGGACTATCTGGAGCCGGGGGAATATGGCATTCTCATGAGCGGGCCCAAGCCCGAAGAAGTGGAAATAGATGGTCACATGATAACAATACATCACTCTGGTCAATCTCGGACAGTAGTAATCGAAGACCACGATGTGACACTAAACTTTGAACCCCTGGGTGATGCGCGAATTACCGGTTTTGCAACTTACAACGGACAGCCTGTTTCAGATGTCTATGTAAGCACCCATATTTTAGCGGATGATCCTGAAAATATTGCCTCATTAGGCGGTACTGAAACAGACAAAGAGGGACGGTTTGGATTGCGCGGTCTGCCTTCTGCGCGGATTGCCATCGGGTTTCACAAAATGGACCGTCCCGGTGCTGGTGGAAAACGCTGGAGCAAAGTCGATACGATTGATCTAACAAATAAAAAAGAATTGAGTTATATGGCGGAATTAGAAATGGAGGAACGCAAGACTTTGAGCCTGGGAGATATGGCACCCGAATTTGAGGCCAAACGGTTGGATGGATCAACATTCCGGCTCGCGGATTACCGGGGCAAAAAAGCCGTGTTGATCGACTTTTGGGCAACGTGGTGTGGTCCCTGCATCGATGAAATTCCGACAATTAAAAGAATTGCTGAAACATATCGCGATCAGGGCCTGGAAGTCGTGGGCGTGAGTTTGGATCGCGAAGAGAAGGCACTGCGAGATTTTGTGGAAAAAGAAAAGCTGAGCTATGTACAGGTATTTGACAAAGAAAAGGCGCGAGCAATTTCAAAATCCTACGGCGTATGGGGCATCCCATCGGCATTTCTGGTAAACCAAAATGGTGTCATCAACGCACCGGATCTACGCGGAGACCGCGTTGAAACTGCTGTGAAGGCGTTATTGACCAATGGGCCTATTCCAGCTAAAAACTGA